GGATGTAGATGCCGTCTCGGTTACGATTGATTTCATAAGCCAAACGACGTTTACCGCGATTTTGAATTTCGATATTGTCTGCACCTTGCTCCCGAAGCAAGTTCTGGTATTTATTCACTGCTTGCTCTACCTGTTCTTCTCCCAAGTCAGGACGCAGGATGTACATTGTTTCGTAAACTGTTTTCATGGTATGTGTGTCTCCTTATGGACAATTTGGCTGCTAATATCAGATGTCGATTTGGATAAAGTTCGCCTTGGCACTCTGACCAACACCGATAAACATCTGAAGCAACAAGGAATTATAATCTTACCAGCTTTCTATTTTAATCAGCAACGCTCCAATGTTCGCCCAGTTCAAATCTAAGACCTGTGAAACTGCACGTTATTGGCTCAGTGGGTGCAAGACAATTCGCCAGCTTTTTAAATAAAGCGCTTTATATTTGGCTTTTTATAGCTATGGCTTGTGAGTTTAGGAATGTGGCTACAAAGAATCGCATTTAATTACAGACAATAAGGATATTCATCAAAAGTTATGGCGCAGCGCTATGTGCGAGTTCAAAATCAAGAAGGTATTATTTACTATGGGTTATTACAAATATCCCTAGATGTTCAGGTGTTGGATGCTCCACCTTGGCTGCAAGGACAACCCACTGATTTGAACTTGGAACCAGATAGTTATCAAATCTTGGCTCCTTGTTCTCCCTCAAAAATTGTCGCAGTGGGCAAGAATTATGCAGATCATGCGGCAGAAATGGGTACGGACGTACCTAGTGAGCCATTAATATTTATTAAGCCACCAACATCTATCATTGCCTCAGAGACAGAAATTAAGTATCCTCGGCAGTCGCAACGGGTAGACTATGAAGGAGAGTTGGCACTGGTGATAGGCGATCGCACTATTGACTGTACACCAGAGGAGGCGCACTCCAAAATTTGGGGTTACACGATCGCTAATGATGTGACAGCGCGGGATTTACAAAAAAGCGATGGTCAATGGACGCGAGCCAAAGGTTTTGATACTTTTTGTCCTCTGGGTCCTTGGATTGTCCGAGAATTAAATCCGGGAGCGAGATTGCAAACTTTTTTAAATGAAGATGCCAATCCTGTACAATCTGCTTGTATCGATCAAATGGTCTTTCCTCCAGATTTTTTAGTGTCTTATATTAGTCAAGTGATGACACTACAGCCAGGGGATGTGGTGCTCACAGGTACGCCTTTGGGGGTTGGTCAATTGCACGTAGGCGATCGCGTCCGCGTGGAAATTGAAGGTATTGGTCGCTTGGAAAACACTGTAACCAAACGTTAACTTCTAACGTGGTAATTGCATGTAAACTGCATCAGAAATAGCGGGAATTTCTGCGTAACGTCCCAGCAGCGACTGAGCAATAGAATATACAACCCCTGCCATGATGCCGAGAAAAATGGTAGTGGATAGGGTTTGTATCGCAAAACTACCACCCGGAACTACCTCAAAAATCGGGATTAGAATGCCAAATAAAAAGATCACAATATCTAAAAGAATTGCCTGCATCGTGTTAAAACGAACAAAGTGACTGATTTTTTCGTTTCTAATTACGAAGAAAAATAAAGCAAAGAAAATAATCAGTCCGGCATAAGGGACACCGTTGTAAATGTTCAGCAATGGTCTAAAGGGCAAAAACAGCAGTTGCAGAGGTGGAAACTGTGCCCGTAAAAATGTACCGAATTGAAAAACCTCAATTACAGGCAGCAAATAAGGTAAGCAAGCAAAAACGCGATCAGAAACTGTTGTAGACCCACGCCAAGACATTGTGCGTTCTCCTATGGTGAAATTTAAATAGTCACTATGAGCCTAGGATAACGCAGTTACTCGGTCTAGAAGCGAATTTGCGCTTATTCTATATGGGCGATGCGGAAGCCCATCATGCACTCATACTGGTCTGGCTGCTGTTCGCTAGTATTGCGGATAGCTTGTCCACAACGCAGTTGACCTTGACCCCAACGGGGTTGACCGCTTTTGTCAGCAAGTAAACAAGACTGACAAACCTTGTGAGGGTCAAGGATTTGATCTTCGATTAAAATTACTAACATCTAATCCCTCGTGTATATCCTTATTGTTACCGACATTTTAGGGGGAGCGCAGTTTCATGTCGATATAAGTAAAGAACGTTATGATAATTAACGCATCGATCCAGGTTGCATTTAATAATAAGTAAGTCAGGACAAAATTTGTCATGGTATGACACTCATTCAAACACTTTCACACGTGAATGGCGCGTTTTGTGCATCAACCGTTCGGAAAATTTTCTCTAAGGATAACTCAAGTGACTAGAAATAACTCAGAAATTCTTGCCTCTGCCGATCCGGCGATCGCGCAGTTGATTAACCAAGAACTACAACGTCAACGCGATCACTTGGAATTGATTGCTAGTGAGAACTTTACCTCAGCTGCTGTACTTGCAGCTCAAGGTTCAGTCCTGACTAATAAATATGCCGAGGGATTACCAGGTAAACGTTACTATGGCGGTTGTGAGTTCGTTGACAAAATCGAGCAATTAGCAATTGATCGTGCTAAACAGTTGTTTGGTGCTGCTCATGCGAATGTCCAACCCCATTCTGGCGCACAAGCGAATTTTGCTGTGTTTCTGACGCTGCTGCAACCCGGTGACAAAATCATGGGGATGGATTTGTCTCATGGGGGACATCTCACCCACGGTTCACCTGTAAATGTGTCCGGTAAGTGGTTTGGTGTTTCTCATTACGGTGTGAGTAAGGAAACAGAACAGCTTGATTACGAGCAAATTCGAGAGCAGGCGCTAAGGGAGCGTCCTAAGCTTTTAATTTGCGGTTATTCGGCTTATCCTCGTGTAATTGACTTTGAAAAATTCCGCAGCATCGCTGATGAAGTCGGTG
Above is a genomic segment from Tolypothrix sp. NIES-4075 containing:
- the rpsF gene encoding 30S ribosomal protein S6, whose product is MKTVYETMYILRPDLGEEQVEQAVNKYQNLLREQGADNIEIQNRGKRRLAYEINRNRDGIYIQMNYTGPGAAIAPMERAMRLSEEVIRYLTIKQDVPEEKPEAEPVAS
- a CDS encoding fumarylacetoacetate hydrolase family protein — its product is MAQRYVRVQNQEGIIYYGLLQISLDVQVLDAPPWLQGQPTDLNLEPDSYQILAPCSPSKIVAVGKNYADHAAEMGTDVPSEPLIFIKPPTSIIASETEIKYPRQSQRVDYEGELALVIGDRTIDCTPEEAHSKIWGYTIANDVTARDLQKSDGQWTRAKGFDTFCPLGPWIVRELNPGARLQTFLNEDANPVQSACIDQMVFPPDFLVSYISQVMTLQPGDVVLTGTPLGVGQLHVGDRVRVEIEGIGRLENTVTKR
- a CDS encoding Tic20 family protein, with amino-acid sequence MSWRGSTTVSDRVFACLPYLLPVIEVFQFGTFLRAQFPPLQLLFLPFRPLLNIYNGVPYAGLIIFFALFFFVIRNEKISHFVRFNTMQAILLDIVIFLFGILIPIFEVVPGGSFAIQTLSTTIFLGIMAGVVYSIAQSLLGRYAEIPAISDAVYMQLPR